aaataaattgtcacCCACGCATTAAATCAATGTCAACATGGGAATTACGCATGTCCAAGGGACGCGACGCCGGCCACGGACTCAAAGATGGGGTTGGAGTAAGATTTTGATTCGGCGAAATGCTGTTTAGTGCAACCGGATTGTGAATCGGTTGGTGGTCCGACTCCATAGCAGCTTCTACCCCTTCTGtgctttcctttttcttctttgttcttgATCCACCCCATATAAAGCTTCCAACTATCACCTATAGTCATGACTAGTTTAGTCTATAGCAACCAAAAAGGATACCAAAGGAGAATAGGAATGGATCTAATCTAACATCAATCTTCCAAATTCTAGTACTTAGATAGAAATCTTTCATTTAATTGTAGTAATGAGATATATTCAATAGAGAAAATCCCCAAAATGATCCTCATCGATTTTAAACCGGACAAATTAGTCTCTAACAAAATGAACTGTTAAATGGATTTTACTTTATTCAATGTTATGGAAGCATTGAAATTGTTGTTACCTGAACAGGACTTGATGCAATGAGCACTCCCCCAACTCCTCCACCAATGACTCGTCCGTCAGGACTAGCAAGGGAAACAGTTAGTCCGCCAGTTCGATTGCGTGATCCAGCATTATCAGTAAGCAAGTAAGAGCCTGACAGGCACAATATCTCAAAACGCCCCTACAAAGGCCAAATAGTTCACCAATAGTTTAATATGCATATATGaatatataactaatttatcaTGGAATCCTACAAAGGAGTAGAATGCATGCTAAGATAAATTTGTGACATGGGGAAGCATGGTGCCATATATGCATGGATATGCAGATGCATATGTTGGAGAatccattatttttctttttgcaacgAAGTTCGGTTGAACTTTGAAAGTTGGATTCAGTTAACAAAGTTCAAAATCATACCCAGAGctttaaaatagaagaaaattaaCGAAACCAATCATGATCTTAGATAGTGCAAACCTCATATGTGACTGAGCCACCTGAAGTTGAAGGTTGGCGAAGTGTGACAGTGGAAACAGCACCGGTGGCAGACAAAATAAACACAAATCTAGACCCCTGCTGAGAAAATGCCATAATTTTCGTTGCAATGTCCTacaggaaaagaaaaacaaagttcAAAAGAATAATTCTCCAATATTTAGATAAATGTCAGAAAATATGGCTCAAACCAAAAAGGTTCAAGGTTGAATATCTTGAATGCGAGAAAATAATGCcacattattttattgtaatggTATAGATAAGAAGATATGCTAAGTATTTTTATACATAGCTTTTATAACTAATTCAAGAGACCAATTGTACACAGTGCTTTTTTCACAGCATCAAATGCCAAACTTTGGCTGCCAATATAATTATATCCATATTTTACTTAAAATTTCATGTAATTGAAAGAAAATACTTAATTCAGAAATTTGTAATATTTGTGcataaatgcaaaataaaagttgACAAATATtgaaatccaaaaagaaaaaggtgACATACTTCTCCACTtgctatgttgatgacatgaggAGTGAATCCCATCCCGGCCGAACCAGAAATCATCTCACCTGCAAATAAGTAATCCACAAAGTTATCATAAACAGTAAGTTCTAAATCAGGTATTATTAGATGTTCACCAGCTTGGAGTGCAATAAAAATGTATGGTATACAATTTATGTAATTGTATACAGAGTTAGAAATTTCATCATTACGGAAAGTATATGAACAACAAGAAGCTTTTCCATTGGGTGGAGTCAGCTACGTAGATCAAACTATTCCACAGCTCTTATCATAAACCATGTTTATAACCAAGTTACTAATAGGCTCTTTTAATGGTTACATCTTCATTCTTTTCTAGATCTCTTCCATTTGATCATCTTACTTAGCTTTTCTGCGTCTTCTCGTTACATGATCAAATCACCTAAGGCAGCTACAAATATATATACAAGTAATAATATTCAACTCCAAATATTTAAACACTAAAAATTTGAAACCATGTAACACTTTTAGCTTCAACCAACAATCATATTTAACACAATTAAAACTAAAAGGTGGCAGCAGAGATTTGTACCAAGTGATGCCAATTGCTGTTTCTTCCCAGTCCCAGGGGGCCGTCCTCGGCCCCGTTTCTGGCCTGGTGTTGTCATGGCTCCGGGATGACTCGACGAAGTTGGTGTAAGAGCCAACACAGTTCCATCAGTCCCATATTTCCTTGGCCTTCCTCTCTTCCTTTTGACAGGTTCCCCAGGCGGTACCCCCGGAGGAGCACCAACATTGACACCGTGGGTCGAAATCCCTGAAGATTCTAGCTGTATAGTGGATCCAATTGATCCACCACTGCCAATGCCGGATTGAAATGGTAGGTTGGGGCTAGACAGCGACCGGATTCCGGCCGAAAACTCTGGCTGTGCTCCAGAACCAGGTATTCCTCTCTGCTGCATATAGTAAGATGCCATTTGGTCCCCATGATCCATGCATTTACTTCAATTGACTTATTCCACAAGAAAACCTTCAAAGCCCCAAATACTCGAATAGTCCAAAACTTATCACCAAGTTCTGTTCTCAAATGcacttaaatataaattttaggtacaaaacaaaatcatcaaaagaaaaaattataggaAATTAAATGTGTACATTGACCAATTAAAGTGgccaaaaagataaattaaaaaatagcttaaaataaataaactgtAAAGCAAAGTCCTTGATATCAAACTAACATTGTTCCTAGAGAGATTCACAATGATGgtttaacacaaaaattaatttaCATTTTAAGGATAAGGAAAGGGACTAAAGACTCATATGCATCCACACATATATAAGACAAGAATAAAGTAGAAGATAGATtagagaaaatgatggaaaaCCAAGAAGGTATCATCCACACAAACAAGGGAATCAGTCATCAAAAACAGTGTGTGTATATATACacgatacacacacacacacacactctttcTCTTAAGGTTAAAATGAGACAAAAGGAATAAAACAAGCTATTTTTACAGCTGACCAAACTATTAAGAattaagaaacaagaaagaagcTTCATGTTGAAGATAAGGACCATATGAACATAAAATTGGTCCATTCTTACCAACTTCCACTATAAACCTTAAACACTAAGCAATTTTCCAAGGCAACCACATGTGCATGATCCGTTACAGATAAGGCTTCAATATTTCAATGTAAACACTCAAAAAAAtctcaaaaagaaaagaaaagaaagatattgaACAATGAAAAAAATTACTTCAAGTCAATGCCATAAATGCTTTTAAACCCAGGTTCAAAATAAGTGCACTAAACACCACAGCACACAGTAAAGGAGCTAAAAACTCACATAGAAGAAAACTTGTAAAGTTACAAACTTTGGTGAATTGTGGTGAAAGTATGAACAGTTACAACACCCCATTTACATGGAAAAGATAATGCAACATGGGCTTCaaagtgcatgaagaagaagaagaagaagaagaagaagaagaagaagaagaagagagagatcaTGCTTACATTTTTGTGGACAAGATCAAAAAGGGTGTGTGTGATGCAAACCCAAAAGTTGTTCCAAcctgtgaagaagaagaaaaaggaagctagagtttttttttttagtagaaaaaaaaatgttacaacagtctttgtttttctctctccttattcTCTGTGGTGCAAAGGTGTTGCACTTGCAGAGAGTGAAAGAAGCAAGCTTTCCAAAGCAAAAACTATTCTACAACAATGGAAAATAATAAGGGAAAacaaaacaaggaaaaattaagaaagaaaagggaaatgaGAAATGGTATTGTTTTTTTCAGCTACACAAGCATAAGTCCTTATCTAGTTGCATATTTTTGTAGGGCTGTGCTcaatttctctctctaaaaatatcttcttttttttggtttatctCTCCTCCATCTTGGGGTTTTGATGATGATGCAATGTGATGTTTCTGAGATTTATGAGAGAGATTAGGAAGCAAACAAAACTTGaacaaaaaaaactgaaaaaaaaaagccCTTCTTGTTTTGGATAATgcttagtattttattttagataaaatcataattttgaattttttaattagataacaataataatttaattttctgtaataataattttatacattcatatcatttattaaaatattttgtgttttaatttgttgattttgaaaaacatatTGAAATGAATACAGAATACTTCCTCTAttttaatattgaaaaaaaagtattcttaaaaagtaaataaaatatcaTTGCATTACTGTTTagtgtattaaaaatatatacaaacatattctttaataaaaaagttatttataattttttaacgttatttgtaattttttaactaaagttaaaaaattcattaaaaaaaatatatttgcctcgttcttttttttttattaaagataagagACTCAAaccttaattttttaattgaatataaaAAGATTATACTATTTAAATTATTACTTTATTAGCTGCACTGCTCTTTAATACACtattaaatctaaaaaaaatattatatatattatctttGTGTACACTCCTCTTAATATATACTTTTGATATTAACCTGATTGGataataagaaaagataaaaaaattatctttgttATTATTAACAAATATATACGATAAACATGTATAGGAAAAGTAGTATAGATATTGTttttcttaaatatatttttttatgatattaaaaataaactttttttttcattttttttactgtttACAATTACttcatcttaaaaataaaaaatctacaaccaacatataaaaaaaataaagtattaaattgattcTTTATGTTTGAACCTTTTtttcttaaggtttaaagtgtcttatttgaatttaaaaaaaaaatcagtccaccgtgaggtcaaaattaaataattaacgaaatgtcctacataacatcAATATAAGAACAAGATCAATAATTTAGAGAACAAATACAAGTTTTAAAGGCACAAAATCAAACGTAGATacattaatacatttatttatcattctcattagttttataaaaaatatttcatttaaattataagaagaatgataaataaatatattaatgcatTTACGGTTAATTTTGTGTCTCTAAAATTTGTACTTATTTTCTATATTATTAATCTTATTCTTATACTGTAGTCATATAATACattctgttaattatttaattttgacttcataataaaattatattaattaaaaataaataaaacttttttaaatttaaataaaaaatactttaaattttaagaactaaaataaaattacatctaaatatAAACAACTAATCTAATATTTTATCCCAAAAAAATAGTGTATAACaacattttcattaaaaaaaaatatcatgtgaggaaaataaagaattaaaggTAGAGAATAAATGAATATGAGGGTTTAATGAGGGGGGACTGTGGTGGGGAAGTTTAGGTCCATAGGGATTATCAAAAGAAAAGGGTCTATGACTCTATGTCTATCTATATCCACTTGCCCTGTTGTGTAGCATTATTCATCTGCATCTCCCCCCACTCTTATAAGGGTGTTCTTGCCCTTTGGTTTAGCCTCAATATATATCATCTTATATTCAAGTGCTTTTTTGTTcacaaaaacaattttttttttacaagttgTATATTTAGTTTTCGGGTAAACcactaaaaataaattcaaattattttatcacaaataaatatatttttaaattttattattgataaaaatattattaaattatttaaaaatataataaaaatgcaCATCTACAAACTTTGACATTCTATATTAacaaaaaagagtaatataacaaacaaaatttttatcaaaattcagAATTATTTTTGTCGAGATTAAAATAATTTGggtgattttttttgtttatccttaattttaacaatatttatatttagaataatttaattttgacttTTTGAGTATCATTAAATAttatttagtgtatatatattaaaaagagagcctttatattttaatcttttacacatatataataaaagaaaaatcaaattatCTTATTATCTTAATCCAGTTACTTTTTTATTCTTTCTCAATTACATTTAAATGGTGACAAGTtgaagtattttaaattttatatataatatattatttagaatttgaaataaaaagtttatataacttgttattatttatgtgataaaatattaaaaattattcgaattattttattattgaaaaaaatactctcaaattttattataataaaaatatttttaaattatttaaaaacatgacaaaaatacacatttataaactaaaatattatacgttaatagaaaagaataatatgaccaaaaaatttatatgacaaataaaattCTGACATTAATAAGtaaatcatattataattttttgttaattgagCAGATATTTAATCACAATtggatattttattataattttatattatttgaagaTAAttcgaatatattttttatggttaattcttatttgtaaAACTTTCTATAAggatttagtaaaaaaaattataatagttaaaattttgatttaatttttaaaagtttttaatatTATAGTTTTAAATGATCCATCATTTTTATAAAACTTttattaaattgaataattttataatttaatttattttttagttttatgtaAAATGTAGATTTTTGTTTAGCACGATGGATTTGCAAGTTTGTTGAAATAGTAAATGGTTGTTGAAGTGTAAATGGGTTTTGGGGCATACACGAAATAATGCTGACTTAGTTGTGAGTGTTGTTTGCATGTGACTTGTTTATGTCTCACTTTCTGAGTAGTGAGGCCCACAAAGCAACTCAACTCAGAAAATATCTTCTGAAAAAAGTAAAGTACAGCTCATCCTAACTCTCCATCACACAAACAACCACCCTCTTCTCCCTTTCCTTCCAACAAAGAATCTATTGCCTCTTCATATTCCACATCACTCATCAATTCCATCAtaatctcatctcatctcatctcatctcatctcGTCTCAATACTtccatttcaaattttcaaatttcaatcactatatctaattattatataaataaaaaatttttcaaatatacCAATccactaatattttaataaattttaaccattaatcttaattatatatattatatattttttataattaaaattaacagttaaaaattactaaaatactaatatattaatatacttaaaaaattttctataaataatagttaattttatagtgtccttcattttaatttttatttaatttattttttataataattttaaatatttaaaattttttattttatacttttaaatttcaaattaattatttaattttttgataattaaacAATAACTTTTATATACTATAACAAACACTATAAATAATAGGATAaaaaacgtaaaataaaataaagcttttACAGAATAACCCCTCTTATGTAAAAATGTGAAGTAATTAAAAAttctatatatagatatattctctctcttctattcaCAATATTTGTCTtacttgtattttttaaattaaaaaaaaaatattttattatattatttaaatagtattaatttcattttttaatttattctttaaagtaatcataataatataattttaaggaAATCACATCTTTTACAGAAAGGAGTAGAAATATAATTAATTGTATTAGTATCCCAAAATGTTTTATTTTACttggtttgtgttttttttttttattttagaacaattattataagagtttaattttaatgtcgTTGTAAAGCGTTTTACATAGTCATGCAATTATATATGTTCTTTTAGATGATCATTCATGGCCTAGGGTTGCACATGAATCGAATAATATCCGCATATCCACGGTAATTATCTGCATCCGATCCGAATTTTGTGTGTACTATCCGATCCGCACTATGGTAGGATTGGATTGCGGATTTGCAGTGATATCcgcggatccgatccgcatatccgcatATTCGCACGTCTCATATAAATAACATAGTTTatgatatcttatttttattttttttatattgtacttTAACTTAGGATAATTAAACTTAGattttgtgttattatttttttgttattcaaaagaatttttattgataatattttaggagtaaataggTTTAAAcagatgaaaaaataaaatttctggACTTTTTTATAAAAACAGCTAAACAGGaccttaaaatagttttttttttaatttgaattatgcggatatacctgATATTCAATCCGATCTGCAGATTAGATTTGATTGGGTCCAACCTGAAAAAATGCGAATATtatatccgatctgatccgatgaGTATTGTGTAGATCGAATAGAATTATAGACTATATCCGATCCAATGTGATCTGTGTGCAGTCCTAATTCATGCCGTCAATGTAAAAGGTAgttattacttatttttattaatgtattgTTACATAATTAGATatatgtgtaaaattattttacattgataatgtatcaaaattaaatttttattataaaatgtaAAAGGTATTTGTTTTGAGAACTatgtgtatatattattattccaAAAGTAAgagatttatattttttgaacTTGTTATCTAAAAACAGTAATACAcatcttttttgctttttctataTATAGTTACCATGtgcatatataaattttaaaattaattgttaacaTAGCATTTTTTGTATATGCAAAAATTTGTATCATCTTATCtatgttatttatattattaattataataaaaaatatgattttataataaaattaagatataataatataatatgaaaTTTTATGTCACAAAACTTATTATCTTAGTTTGTCAATATTTGGTATATATTTTGTTATGAGAGAGTCTAGGCAATAATTAGTTTTTTAGCTAATATATACTTAATAATCTCATTTTCCTTTTATCTCTCTCTACTTTCTCTCCTTTGTTGACTATGGATCCATGCGTATTAACTACatgatttccttgttttcttgaatGCTAGATACATATCAGCTTTAAAACTCGAGTTTATTtggttattatattatattgtttaAAATAATTCATTTTTCAGTGTGTtcgttataataaaaaataatatttttagtgataataatataatagttaatatatattttatttaacttatatttatgtaataattatatatttatcgttgttattatatatattataatggtaataatatactttttgttgttattaaattttttttatcaataattatataattattactaaaatttttaataaaaaatatattagcaGCTATTTTTATTAtcactaaaaacaaaataaataacccCGGGTTGACAAATTTTgaatagtaaaaatattaaaaggatTTTTTACTTAAAggattttttacttaaaaagagatattttaatacattaaataaacaagatgtatttatatattgtaatacttaaacataattgataaataaaaaataatttttttaaagatttttttactttaaaaaaagatattttaacataataaatcaacaaaaaatatttgtatattataGTACCCAAAAATAATTGAgagctaaaaaaatatttttatatgaaatatttaaatatcaaattatttttatttttctaaaaaatctttaaaaagattcaataaaaaaatatttttttaaaaattcatctaAATAAATCCTAAATTAATTATGCCATAAGTTGTATAATATATGCTCAAAAGAATTATGTTATTTATAAATACTTCGACATAAAtatgtttaataattaaattaatccaATAATGCGGATAAAaattaggtatccaaattccatTTCCCAAAATTAAGTAGGTTTTTTTCAAACCAATTAAATGTTGTTATGAACAAAACAATATATCAATTTAAATAGATTCTATCTActttttcaacatatattttgaCAAACTTAATAAACCTTAAAATTAGCATCCAAGTACATACAGTTAAATATATTGATTTGTTGTCATTTAACTAAATGACAATTATTTTATTACCTTACTAGGTTGTTATCATCGCGATAAAAGTGATTGAACTTTATGTAGTTTAAAACTAAGGAATTCGCTTttaaatctattttattttaaggtAAAGTGTGTTATACTCTAACCAATAATTAGGTGTTatcattttattatataaagCTAAGAGATCCTAACTTGTCGTCATTGTAACTCGGGCAGGTAGTTAATTATTTAAAGCGTAACTATGATATCAATCATGGCCATACAATAAAATGAATATAAATTAGCATTAAGCtaaaaactttaaagaaaaatacaaaacagaacaAATCATCAATCCAAATAAggagacaatatatatatatatatatatatatatatatatatatatatatatatatatatatatatatatatatatatatatattgagtacTATTACTAATTTCTATCTATTTCTTTCTCTTCAATAACTAATTATGAATTAACATTCTAGCTTCTTGTCTAATTTTAAGTATGTATATTATTtatctcaaaaatttaaattattaagcaAAAATAATACATGAATGAGCTAGTATATAATTTGTTAACTGAATTTAAAGCTTAAACTAGTagatagagaaatataaattgttatatattTAACATTATTTACTtggaaaaaattaatttgacaacCACAAGTTAAATAACAATCAATAActatgaagaaaaaaaagagagttaaAATTTCCACTAAAGAGTAAAAATGTATTAAGGATTATATAAAGCAATCGTTTAATTTGTTAAGGCTAAACCTATTTCATTTGAAATGAAATCTGATTTATTAGAATAACTTTAGCATTATATTAGATGGTATCTTTCATTatcattaataaatatttatatttgagttGATCTAATCTAAGGTTTATAATGATTATTTTAAGTAGACCGGACGGAAAATGCTAATCCTATCATTTAGAAGTGAAAAACGATCACCAACTACACTTAAAAATCCCTCCAAATATATATtaaactttttttcaaaaaaaaattatatatgttagGTGTATGTAATCTtgttaatttggtttaaaacatGGTTTAATAACTTAATTTATTTAAACACACTCTTCTAATATACCTTTAGGGAAAAATAGTGTGAATAAATGTTTTTGTGCTAAATTCTAACCAAATTCTACTCTGTAATCCTCATTTTGATATATATAGAAATTTTTTGTAATTCTAACTTAGTTGTAATTGAGAACGGACCTAAAACTCATTTAGTTTATACACATAGAGATGAACGCGAATCGAATTGAATTGGATATGGCCAAAATTTCAATTCGATTTGTACTTAAATCATCGGATTCAATATTCAGTTCTTAAGTTTGGATTCGATTACGGATCGGATCGAATATTGAATATATTcgtaaaacacaaaaatatttttaaaaacttatttttattttaaaaacatcaataaatt
The sequence above is drawn from the Arachis hypogaea cultivar Tifrunner chromosome 4, arahy.Tifrunner.gnm2.J5K5, whole genome shotgun sequence genome and encodes:
- the LOC112797444 gene encoding AT-hook motif nuclear-localized protein 11; this translates as MDHGDQMASYYMQQRGIPGSGAQPEFSAGIRSLSSPNLPFQSGIGSGGSIGSTIQLESSGISTHGVNVGAPPGVPPGEPVKRKRGRPRKYGTDGTVLALTPTSSSHPGAMTTPGQKRGRGRPPGTGKKQQLASLGEMISGSAGMGFTPHVINIASGEDIATKIMAFSQQGSRFVFILSATGAVSTVTLRQPSTSGGSVTYEGRFEILCLSGSYLLTDNAGSRNRTGGLTVSLASPDGRVIGGGVGGVLIASSPVQVIVGSFIWGGSRTKKKKESTEGVEAAMESDHQPIHNPVALNSISPNQNLTPTPSLSPWPASRPLDMRNSHVDIDLMRG